In the genome of Bradyrhizobium arachidis, one region contains:
- a CDS encoding DUF6352 family protein, with product MNDFWIACGHHLLDREAGGGLCVTDEFLKAYFVRPELIPPDDACPVERRLHRELFVAPRRAVSVDEIAAIVDADARENWRLVLAVRDLLVRHRTLEAAYLAAVRSGTNGLPPLFVNQLVHVILRNALDGCDDPFVLRAAELFFRQQRILPQEGALLLGDEEVVGGRSPTPVLSLMSMLGAVTDAELDVLGEGNVDDYWHRSDHFDMAFDLTAGGRGPWALARAMTRWISHLLGIDVGIEPLRELRDARLTWYVGLDADATRLGDRLWHGEQLDDRSAGRVLALFSLTFADTSAVADEMQGEPVYLILSMNSDQQLRMKPQNLLTGLPIKHLEMVT from the coding sequence ATGAATGATTTCTGGATCGCATGCGGCCATCATCTGCTCGACCGCGAGGCGGGCGGCGGGCTTTGCGTCACCGACGAGTTCCTGAAGGCCTATTTCGTCCGGCCCGAGCTGATTCCGCCGGACGACGCATGCCCGGTCGAGCGGCGCCTGCACCGCGAGTTGTTTGTTGCTCCCCGCCGGGCGGTCAGTGTGGATGAAATCGCAGCGATCGTTGACGCGGATGCCCGGGAGAACTGGCGGCTCGTGCTTGCCGTTCGCGATCTCCTGGTGAGACATCGGACCCTGGAAGCCGCCTATCTTGCAGCCGTCCGGTCGGGGACGAACGGTTTGCCGCCGCTGTTCGTCAATCAACTCGTGCATGTCATCCTGCGCAATGCGCTGGATGGCTGCGATGACCCGTTCGTGCTGCGCGCGGCCGAGCTGTTCTTCCGCCAGCAGCGCATCCTGCCGCAAGAAGGGGCCCTACTGCTCGGCGACGAGGAGGTCGTCGGTGGGCGGAGCCCGACCCCGGTGCTCTCGCTGATGTCGATGCTCGGGGCCGTGACCGATGCAGAGCTGGACGTCCTGGGCGAGGGCAATGTCGACGACTACTGGCACCGAAGCGACCATTTCGACATGGCTTTCGATCTCACCGCGGGCGGCCGCGGGCCATGGGCGTTGGCGCGGGCGATGACGCGCTGGATCTCCCATCTGCTCGGGATTGATGTCGGTATCGAGCCGCTGCGCGAACTGCGTGATGCGCGGCTCACCTGGTATGTTGGGCTCGACGCCGATGCGACCAGGCTCGGCGACCGCCTCTGGCATGGCGAACAACTCGACGACCGCAGCGCCGGCCGTGTGCTTGCATTGTTCAGCCTGACGTTTGCAGACACGAGTGCAGTCGCGGACGAGATGCAGGGCGAGCCGGTCTATCTCATTCTGTCGATGAACTCCGATCAGCAACTCCGGATGAAGCCGCAGAATTTGCTGACGGGGCTGCCGATCAAGCACCTGG